The following are encoded in a window of Perca flavescens isolate YP-PL-M2 chromosome 24, PFLA_1.0, whole genome shotgun sequence genomic DNA:
- the LOC114551256 gene encoding high affinity cGMP-specific 3',5'-cyclic phosphodiesterase 9A, translated as MTTKIIHFMVNGRPEQAEFGADCSAADVKDLFRAAAEAGPHHILKLYNTNGSVVNISPLLEANSEDSYFRLEVVASNLKSVGMPKELDTMEYRLHYLESKVNEDLGKTPTIISDLKSQVESFKRKLESVEHLSWMGLFKEDSDQQLSKLSPKPKTSKLSMHEERQQVRREFLNMSTLQVTEEVREHLKTPIFDNWQWEDAEMLVLLQVMFTDLEFLTAFHIELDVLQNFLFKVYCHYNSIPFHNFRHCFCVTQMMYGLIWLTDLQSKIARIDLLIMLTSALCHDLDHPGYNNVYQINAQTDLALRYNDISPLENHHCAVAFGIMSKQECNILKNLTCEQYKYIRGGMIKCILATDMARHNEILNKFKTMRPVFNFTNKEHKEVLMNIMVKVSDISNEARPMAVAEPWLDCLLQEFFNQSDTEKLKGLPVTPFMDRDKVSKPSSQTNFIRFVLLPLFSELTKLFPCLEQHILEPVRRALEYYSDLERASKEEERTTKA; from the exons ATGACAACAAAAATCATTCACTTCATGGTTAATGGGAGGCCGGAGCAAGCAGAGTTTGGAGCCGACTGCTCTGCTGCAGATGTCAAAG ATCTGTTCCGGGCGGCTGCGGAGGCAGGGCCTCACCACATCCTGAAGTTGTACAACACAAACGGCAGTGTGGTGAACAtctcccccctgctggaagcCAACAGCGAGGACTCGTACTTCCGACTGGAGGTGGTGGCGTCAAATCTAAAGA GTGTGGGGATGCCAAAAGAGCTGGACACCATGGAATACAG GCTGCATTATCTGGAGAGCAAAGTGAATGAAGACTTGGGGAAGACTCCGACTATCATCTCTGATCTGAAGAGCCAAGTGGAGTCTTTTAAGAGGAAGCTGGAG AGTGTGGAGCACCTGAGCTGGATGGGTCTATTTAAGGAGGACAGCGACCAACAGCTCTCCAAGTTGTCCCCAAAACCCAAAACCTCTAAGCTAAGCATGCACGAGGAGCGCCAACAAGTCCGCAGGGAGTTCCTCAACATGAG CACGCTGCAGGTGACAGAAGAAGTGAGAGAGCATCTGAAAACTCCCATTTTTGACAACTG GCAGTGGGAGGATGCGGAGATGCTGGTGCTCCTCCAGGTGATGTTCACCGACCTGGAGTTCCTGACGGCGTTCCACATCGAGCTGGACGTCCTGCAGAACTTCCTGTTTAAGGTCTACTGCCACTACAACAGCATCCCCTTCCACAATTTCAGGCACTGCTTCTGCGTCACTCAGATG ATGTACGGGCTCATCTGGCTGACAGACCTCCAGAGTAAAATAGCAAGAATCGACCTGTTGATCATGTTGACCTCGGCTCTGTGCCACGACCTCGACCACCCCGGCTACAACAACGTCTACCAG ATCAACGCTCAGACCGACTTAGCTCTTCGCTACAACGACATTTCCCCCCTGGAAAACCACCACTGTGCCGTCGCCTTCGGCATCATGTCCAAG CAAGAGTGCAACATCCTAAAAAACCTGACCTGCGAGCAGTACAAATACATCCGAGGAGGAATGATCAA atGTATTCTGGCCACCGACATGGCGAGACACAACGAAATTCTCAACAAGTTCAAAACAATGCGGCCGGTGTTCAACTTCACTAACAAGGAGCACAAGGAAGTG CTGATGAACATCATGGTGAAGGTGAGCGACATCTCCAACGAGGCGAGGCCGATGGCCGTGGCCGAGCCCTGGCTGGACTGTCTGCTGCAGGAGTTCTTCAACCAG AGCGACACAGAGAAACTCAAAGGACTCCCAGTGACTCCTTTCATGGACCGAGACAAAGTGTCCAAACCGTCCTCTCAGACCAACTTCATCCGATTTGTCCTCCTGCCGCTCTTCAGTGAGCTCACCAAGCTCTTCCCCTGTCTGGAG CAACATATTCTTGAGCCAGTGCGACGGGCCCTGGAGTATTACTCTGACCTGGAGAGAGCCAGCAAGGAGGAGGAGCGGACAACCAaagcatga